Sequence from the Metopolophium dirhodum isolate CAU chromosome 2, ASM1992520v1, whole genome shotgun sequence genome:
CAGACAGTTTGTTGAAAAAACGTTTGTAATACGTTTTGGCTTCTTCGTgtatagttttcatttttaagtcAGAGTGGAGAGTAAAATTTGAAACATAAGGAGGAGCATTGGTGATGGAGCGCAAGATTTTGTTTTGTACGGTTTGTATTTTGTTGAGATTGGATTTTTTGGCATTGCCCCACAGTTGGAGCCCATATGTCCACATAGGCTTAATTAAAGATTTGTAAATAagcaatttgatatttaatttagtgtGTTTGTTAGTTAATAGTGTTTTGAGCAATCGGATGCGTGCATTTAGGGCGAGTTTTTTTTCCCTTACATGTTGCGCCCAGGTGAGGCGACGATCAATGGTTAGtcctattatttaaaactagtaATTATTTTACCCAAAAACAATGGTAAACCATAAAATGACAtgtgttgtgtaaaaaaaatatgtcaactaaactgttataattaaataagttcAGTGAAACATAAATTGATTTTTGCCTTTGCAGTTGTTTTGAAAACTTtcaattacataaaattatatcacgtatgatataaataaattaaaaataaatttaatagaattaaatcgtaaataaaaatgaaaatacattgaaaaatgttttcttttgtcctatattatagaagtatttaaatataataaatatctgtgggttttgtatataaatattgttatcaaaataatactGAATCCCATAGAGTAACAGTTTAGTAGGTTTCTAGGCCACTGTCTTTTGAGTCTTTTAATTACATTGCCAGGAAGTGAGGTGGAAGAAAGTTGCTTTATTAATGGATTACTGTGAGAGTTTAAGTTGGAGTAAAATTTAGAGTAATGGGCTTTTGCTAATTGATTGAATGTAGGAATTTTTAGGTCTTTGTGAAGATTATTGTTTGTGAAATACCAAGGAGAAGATGTTATTAATCGTAGGCAGATAGATTGAAAATCTTGAAGCGTGTTGGTGTTAGAGGGCTTTGCAGATGTCCAAGCTGGTCgaattattgatttgtatataGTAAGTTTATTGGAAAGGGAAAGTTTGGATTTTAAGAGTGGTCTGAGGATGTGAAGTCTAGAGTTAACAGTTTTACGTTTAAATTGTATGTGTGGGCTCCAGGTTAAGCGTTTGTCAAGAGTTAGCGCAAGGTATTTAACTTCGTTTGCCTTAggaattgttatattgtttaacGTAATAGGTGGAGAATCGAGATTACGTAGTGAAAAAGTTACTTGAACAGATTTAGTTtcgtttatttttgattttcccTCTGTTTTCCCACAAGCTGATcatatttaaatggttttggATCATTTCACTAGCTGTGACGTGGCTTTCGTGGGAGGCGGTTATTAGCGTGTCATCAGCGTATGTGCCTAAAGATGTATAAAATGTCTTGGGTAGGTATGTCATGAGTGAAAATCGAGTAAAGGAATGGAGCGATGTCACTTCCTTGTGGGACTCCAGCTCTAATAGTGTAACGGGTTGAGTAGGTGTTGTTTAGGCGAACAGTAAAGAAACGATTTGACAGATATGATTTTATCAAGAGGAAAAGAGGGGTGGGTAAGAACTTTTGAAGTTTGTACATTAGTCCGTCGGGCTCGGGATGATAtgtcaaaaaattatagttataaagtatttttgtgaaATGTTTTCTTTCCTATAgacaaggaatgtaaaaatatttatgaattacctacatgtagatagttagttaaaacttagttaattttaattaattgttttgtaattttatatattaacaaataaatatttttttaataaataaaatgttaccgttgattttacaattttgagtaatttataaaattaaatatttctaacttATTCAGTCATTGAATACCACaaactttaaaagttgaacCTATTGTAGGTATGCCATCTatgatcatttaatttttttatcaaaaaagtatACAAACTTGGTTGACACTTCCACCATTGCATCTCATAATCTATAAAAGCAACGTTCATAATCGAGTGTAATAAAatcactgtaaaaaaaaaatatatatatattatatcggtaaTGATTGAGCTTGGGAAAACTATATTCATTTTACATTGTTTTCCAAATCTAGCTACGTGATACCtgttttataacatacctacattaaattttttgatgattttaaatttaaaggtcttttttgcatttaaagatttttggagcatttttaaagttttttcttaatttaaattttaaaattggcacatgtttgtacatcatttttataaaaattttcgaAATACAACTATTTTAAGATTCCAAtgttcaaaaatccaaattaaattaaattaccaatTTGAAAAGAAATCAAACATTGTTCCcaactgcaaaataataaatcatatattttaaaacacataTTAATACGGTAATACTGTGGTTCAACCGTGGTTATATTGGTTATATTGTTCTTATCAATGGTTGATAAATAACCCCACTCTAATTGCTTAGGTTTTGTCTTGTACATgggttttgtatataaatattgttatcaaaataatGCTTAATCCCAAACAagaatcattatttatttattatttaataaatactcaCAATAAACACTCATCATCatacaaaaaagtataaatcattgtgtttactatatttgctaactgtttgtaCTTGACATTAGTCTAAAATGGGGAaaggttttaataattacatgtgTAAAAAGTTCTTTCATCCAGCGTCAAGAGATAATTTAAAACGAGTAAGTTTTTCTTCACAACATAAGAACACAACATATAACATATCTGATAAAAGTGCaacaaaacttaataatttattagtttttaacttattatttttataactatgaataatcatacatttaataaaatatttttatattatcattaaactttaaatgtcttGATATTAAACTACTATTGATAAGTTACACACTTTTATTAGAACTATAAAAATCCAGTTTTAAGAGGAGTTAATAAAGTTGTAtaaccaatattaaaatttaaaaatgctcaggACTTGCTTaacgattaaaaattgtaaacaactaacaataaaacatggataatgttcttacctttaTGATTGATATtaggtcaattcactataatattaaagttaattatataaaattggaaCTACTGAAATCACATTTGCTAGGTATCTATGTTATCTATTTTTAAGTTGGAGACAGAACATGAGGCTGTGACGTTCTCTTAAATGTTACAATTTgcatctataattattttaataatttataggtatggATGGCAGAACAAAAATCGgataaagataaaaaacgtCAAGAAGAACTACGTTTACAGTATGAAAAAGAACAAGATCTTTATAATAACaagtaaaatacttaataacaatatgttataCTTTGTTTGATAtgctttatttattttgtaaatttatattttctagggCATTGTTGTCAAAAGAAAGCAAAGATAAGTTAAGTGTAAATTTCATGTATGAACCACCACCGGGTGCCAAAAAAGAAAGGGAACGTGAAGACAATGAGCcagaatataaatttgaatggCAAAGAAAATTTAATGCCCCCAGAGAagagtaagtacctactataaaatgctaaaattgtttttaatattgaacatattttagcgttgtcaataataattttttttgtttaaatcacTTTTTTCTTGTTTACCATTAGgtgtctaatatattattgttaaaacagTAAATTGTCTGTACCTTAACACTGGCTAATTAAAagttataggaaaaaaaatactaagtcTGTTTGCAAAACATGGAACATTAAATTTAGTCTTTGAACTGAAAAAATAACAGTACATATTAATAGAATATTGGATGttccatataataatactatgagttgttttcattttgtatattaCCCTTTATGTGTTATGTATTGGTACAGAtgaaaatttacataataactttaagtattttattagttgttaatctgttttattataaacgtattacctatattattgctaatgtacattattatttttctgatataatatacaagtggGTAGGTACACCTGGCATTACCCgagtttcatttttataaatattaaacctaTTCTGTGTCTTAGGTAAAAAATTCTCACTTAAACCAATGGTTTTCAACCTGTGGTCATAattggttttttaaataaaaatatcaatttttcatCTTtactgataaaattaaatttcaacatCTCCCAAACTTAGTAATTACCTTCGCTACCTACTCTCAGTAACTAACTTTGAATCTTTAAGAACACTCTTCCCAAATGCTTAagcaaaaatatgtttaaatcaatcaacatacatttgaaattgtatttttttgtgggataaaattaaaaattacatatttttactaattttaaatggtttttctcTATAGTTATTGCAAAGGGGATCAAGAAATTCGTGACCAGCCATTTGGTATTCAAGTAAGGAACGTCAGATGTATAAAATGCCACAAATGGGGTCATATTAATACTGGTAAGTATAtctcaaaatatattagtatacaatttatattatattgtactgatTTTTACATCATAGTTAGTCAATATtaagaagaaaattaatttaaaaaaaatccaaatacaatatactaaaaaaaagtattttatagaCAAAGAATGCTCCTTATTCAACCAAGCAAGCATATCTGAAGCTGTAACAAGTAATGCAACAAATGGTTCTAGTGccaataaaaaaacacaagaattaataaaacaaatgcgAGAAGATGGTTTGGAATTGAAAAAAAGTGCTGCTTCTACCCAACAACAAATATCATTTAATGTAAGTTaccatattgattttaatttggtattatgtaaatttttccttttataatttatacaatttaattaaaaatactaaaaaataattactaatgagtttaaaaatgttcttgattcaaatttttattcatgTGATTTTTGTGGTAATTTTTATTCAGATAAACTACTGTTGTTTTATCAACCCAACTTTGTTATtctcaatataaattaatataatatgcttttcttttatttaacatttaaaaatcctgaatattaattaatacacttagttttaaaatgttagctaaaatatttatcttttcaCTACCTTTGATAAGTTTCAATCTTTATACATTagcttaaaattattgataatttattattattttcagaataaCGAGGATAGCGATACAGAGCTCTTTATGTATGTTAGAACATTAAGTAGaaggaaaaaaatgaaattactcaagtaaattaatttaactttatcaaaataaaaaatactttaatattatttaacatattttgttttttttagacgTTTGGATAGAATGGACAAAATTATGATGAGAGAACAAAGGTTGatatcaaaaaaagaaaagctttctaagaaacaaaaaaaaaataaaaaagaaagcAGCGACTCTTCAGATTAAATTAGTtgaaattttatgattttttttacctatttactgtgcataaatatatgcattatagtACTACATTAAGGTACACGATTCTAAAATGGTTCAGAACCTTCATGTTCAAAATTTCTGTACAATATATGTAACTCATTTTTCAATTCCATCCTAAcctaatgtaaccgagaatccGTTCTTCTTTTCTCAATGTCATTTAGTCATATTCACTTTCCACATTATCCAAATTTCTGTAAGacaacagaatattattatattgtcaacaAATTTGGGATCTATCAAATTAGTggtatttaataattgattatcaATTTGCTAGTAGGTCCACCAAAAGTACATCCTACAGTGGATATAGTTTTGGACAGTGAACAGACGATAGTTAAAAATTTCATGAGTCATTAAGTCTGCACTGTTGGTATGGCCTCAATAGATTTATGTGAAGGGTAATGTCTTatcaccaaaaaaaatataaggctATGGCAAACTTTGTGAAATTAAGTAAACTTGTGGGATCAGGAATATTAAGGAAGTTTGAATTCAACTTTTTCcctttagttattatattttatatttattaaaaaaacatgttgttatttttaggACAACTAGTAATATAGTTGAAGAGGGAATAGATGTATGCATCAACTTTTCTctaataatagttgtattaaaaatgttacagAATGTGAGCTATATACATCTGCAAGTGCAAGTTGCAATTCCTAAACATTCATCTTCACCAAAccataatagaaaaaaataaaaaaataattcttcagTTTTTACTcaacacattaaacataaattctgACAAAGTTGAGCATAATTCTTTTTTGGTgtctgtaaaaatgtaaatactccATAATAAGATTTCCTATTACCTACAAtgcattcaaaaatattttaaaaatctagagtcaaataatatttatgtacaggATTCATTCTTCTTCTGATTCATCTTTAGATTCTATTTCTTATAATTCTCTTACAATTCATTAATATTCCTCTCCTGCACTCACACAAACATTGTACCTTTCTCCacataagttttataataattcagttaaCTTTTTcataccaaaataattattatcagttattaaatgtctgtaatacaatattatgtcctAATATGGTAATTCTTTCGATGAATAACAAtacgttttattgtttttaagtatACCATTTATACAAGATCAAGATGTTTGTTCTAttctcattaaatattttaagaataccatgaatcttaatatattaaaatcttattacctttatagccttttttatatttatttattatattgaaagcatgctaaaacaatatacctatattatttttatttttagaataatctatttaaataattattatgattaatgaatatattatgtatttaatttataaaacaaatttacctgATAGTTATGGTTGATCCTTTCTCTGTACTCAAAGGATTCCACCGCagtatgttttgttttatgtatGGTCATGGACTTTTTCCAGTaacacatcaaaatatgtaatcgACGTCACTAATAGATGATAATTTTTCCAGATATAgtcttatattattagaaaattaaaatcattattcattgggTGAACTAAGTGTTTCTAAATAGCCGTTGCACAGGAACTCGAATTGTACAGCAAGGGCTTCTACTATACACTAAACGTCAACTAGTTGATTGTGATATAGTCCATTTTGTATGGatagcttatattttataatcaaccCTTTTTGTGTTAAAGACACAGATTACTAattatatgaacatttaatcatatttcatttactcattattttttactataaccACTTGCTGTTCTCGTATAAATGTGTGGTAGATGGGTGGTTGAACTACTTACGGCACAACACCTATGTATGACTCAACCCTTAATGCAATTTtctttggaataaaaaaaaaaatacacatttattataatataatttattttttataaatatggaaaatacaaatattaaggtaaaaaatgcattagtaaaaacattttactaaaCTTATATCCAGTTGtactatagatttttaaaagaaaatatgtataaaaatataaaaaaaatgttcagtcTTAACATTAACTaacctaaatagtaaattataattaaaaaaatgatattcagCTTTAAACATCAGTAGGAGGTTTGGTTGAAGTAGTCATTACAGTGTCAGGTTTTGAATTATCTTGATAGACGCCCGGATTAAAGAAAAACCATTTGTTGAAACCTCTAAAAGACCATTCTACTGTTTGAAATCCATGATGGATGCTATTCAGATTTTCTATTTCTTTGTCCacctaatttatatataaaataaacgttagttttgttatgataaaataatggttaaaaatcattatttaccaTTAACATCATTGCATTCAATTCAGTGTTATAGGCATTTTTACGAATTACCTCACACAAGTTTTGTACAAACCACGACCCCTCTATCGGATCACGTTTGGCAGTATgccctatattaaaaaaaaattatggtatttaataatttgttgaaagagggtaaactattaaaattaatcattatattattatttcaatagttttatagaatgattatGATTTACCAGGAATAGTGGCATATGCTACGAATACATCTTCATAACGTCGTTCAATTGTGGTATTTGGAGACAAAGTGGTACTATCATCGTGTAAGTGATTATTTTCACCATCGTGGTATTTCCAACCAAAATCACTATTCTTTCCTCTTAAATAAAcagatatatttattgtatgtaacaaaaatacaaaaaatatatgtatacctaccgacatgcttgaataaaaaataactttggtACATGTTGAATATAATTGAACACAAATTGTTCAATTATCCAGTCTGTATTTATTAGTTTGCCATCCGCGGCCAATATATTTGATGATCTGGTTGACTCTTTTCCAGCTTCACCGTGActcattataaaaacaacaatagaGTTAGCTTTTTCCTTTTCACATATATTAATGAACTCATTAATAACATTCTTAAATtgctacaaacaaaaacaatttagaaGGTCAATATATTGTAAGGGATttctttttatactttatattaatttaataaataaatatttgcttATTTACTTTTTCAGTTAAATCTACTTTTGGGTGAACAATATATCCAAGACCttgaaataatttcattaagtTAGCCATGTCAACAGCTGATCCTTTTCTTTCgtctctatattttatattattaatatttaaaaccaacGCATGTCCCTTAGGATTTGATTCCATTGGGTAAACCTTAAACTGTAAAAATGTatggttcaatataatattttaacatttaacattatattaaaataaacatacatcAGTGTTCAATTTTGCTTCATATTTTTCCATGATTTTGAGTTCAGGATGAACTTTGACATACGAGTCATCatgatttaatatgattttgttAAATTCTTTGTCCAATGGACTTAATTGATCTTCCTCTTTTTCGctgaaaaatatgaatacattgtaaataatagttcatattctaaaagtatataaaaaataactaattaataaacacAAATGTTGTGGCTGACTTTACTatgttaggtataaaattattttagaaagcggttttttttttgcaaacaaatgtatttttatatgctGAGAACAACGACAATATCAAAATGTTgaggaaattttaaattttaacttcataGCCACTTGAGGTTTGTTTTTTCGGTTTTATGGACCTACTAAGatggttttataaaacaaatcgagggatatatttttgatttaaactgCCCTAGTGAGCAAATGAATCTGTCGGGTTTATATATGTTGTTAggatagataaaaattaaaaacaacaaactccaaatagttataacattaaaactcagagtttttataaaattctgatttcaccATTATTTTCACCTATcagcaaacaaaaaaaaaaaaaaaattaaaaaaattcctcTGGTAAAGTTGTTTGGCTCCCTattctataggtactatacacatttttagaaaacttctaacaaaaatgtaatttgcaaggtaacttttaaaataattaatattcttgaaaaaaaataataatagacattgaaaataaaaaatatttcaattgttataatattatggtaatggtaaatctaatacatttattatacctaatacctattacattataatttagtaaaaatggtaataatttttgatatatgagtgtttatattatataaatcacctggtatataattataatattatacactggtGGTATTCTGGTATATGCACTCTGAATGGTAAACAGATGTTTTAAACGCCTCAAAACACCAGGCCATGACATTTTGTTCCAGTAAATTATTAAGATAGGATATTTGGCTTCCAGAAGTTATAAGACATTAGCCTTAGTagtttacttataatatttataaattatggcaattaatttaaatttaatgattatactgaaattttttatttttgaataagacAAAGTAAtttcaatgtaaataatttcaataaggtattgaaattttaaatattaaataaatagtgactgaactattaaaatataaataattgtgtaaatgtatttgtattgtacctaaatgtattatatttttatacagtttaaGTTTAGTCATGTCAATAAGAAGTGTCATTACTGAGTGGCTTCTTCCAACAACTCACTCATGTCACTGTAATTTAGCCCATATTCTTATTTTGTCTCAgggtacagattgtatatttcttataaaaaaaaaaaatatagtttatatacctacttatattatttacaaattaaatttgactgataacaattatattgtaggtaattttataatactttaaaatgtttatattttattaatataaattatacagacattttaaattttataaaaacaaatacaattttgaatttgaaataccGAGGGCCAAACATCCTACTTCAGTAATTGACGGGGACAAAATGTCTGTGGGCAGGTTTTTATGACAGTGATGAAATATCTGCGATTCAATCTGTATACCATAcgattagaatattataagaaaaacaatatcaatgtaaaactttaaaaccaatacacttcaattaaatttaatatagaaatgtattattatctttttaataaGTAAGAGTGAGGTACCATGTTTTGGAAGTTAAAATGTCGTAAGCTTTTATGTTGTTGGTTTCTTTTAATACTTCACATATATCTGTAAATGCGTCAGGTCCCCGTCCTTGGATTACTTCGTACAACTTTGTTGTTTTGGATGATTCTCCCTCATTACCCTACAACAAtacaagtataaattaaaatatttgtattccaTAAGTAATGTGTAAGAAAAGAatacaattaaatgaaaatgtctTACCAAAATATAGTCTTTCAtccatttattaattacaactcTTTCAAATAGAATATCCACAATGGCTTTCAAATCAAAAGTAACAGATACTAATTCTGACATACGCTTATTAATCAATTTTCGATGATGTTGTTCCATTATAGTTGAGCAAATtcaatatcagtataatatactcaaaattAAGTAACGTACTAAAGTATTGTTTGTTGGTAGGTAATTTATAAGAACACTTGATGTAAATACCGTTATGTTAGTCACTAATTGCCACAGTCTAATAGTAAATAAGTAGTAATTAGTAAACAAGTAATATCACAAACATAGACATTAtagtatcttataaaaataatagttacttGTTACGTCTGGTCTGTTGTTTTTACCTGTTGCCTGTTGACTGTTGATATGTTGAATCATTAAGACCACAGCAGATAAATATGaagtcatatatataataaattattattattatcatctatattATGCAGCTCATGACGTATTGCACAACCATGAAAATTATAGAACTTAGAACTTAGAAGCAGAAAAGTATTGTTCATGAATCATGACTCATGACTCAATAGTCAATTATAGTCAATTATAGTCAATAATCATAAGCACAACATTACTTCCTAAATCCATTGTATGATAACAATCAAGACTGAAACCTGGCGGCGTTGAATTCGTTGCCAAcataaaaccaaaattaatgatATCCGCAATGAGCGCTGGACCTATAAACTCTTTTTTAGGATTACGGCTGGAATTTTCTTTTCAAGAATTTTATAGAGTTTTCGATAAGatgaaatagtataaaaaaatcactTCACTTTACcctcaaaaaataatgattaggtgtaaaataaataaactgaaactttaaaaattaacttaggCACTTGCCTAAgccttaaataattatatggatcaaaataaaatattatattatcaaaagtgTTTGTACCGATGGAACGTAGGaacgaataataaaatttacCCATTTGTCTACTGTTGGGGATCATTTTGTTTTGATAGTTTGTTACTAGGTACCGATGGTACGTTTGAGGAGCGATCAGATGTACTCGTTCCTACTCGTTACAACAGTGTACTCGTTACAGTACGGATACTGAAGTAACGATCCATCACTATAGTCGGGGACACGAAAACTGGCGGCCGATTTTAGCGTGCCgagtggtgttttttttttagggctATCTACTACTTACagccctaaaaaaaaaaacatagtaggtgcattaattattaataatgatttacaaCTAAGAACTAACGCATAGTTGTTGTGTCTTACTGTATTCTATattcaagttaaaatattaggtacataaatcaTAGGTACGTGGTAGTGTAAATTGGcagtctatataaaatatatataatcataatataccaGCTGTTGTAACTAATTCAAGTAGTATTttagttagtattttttttcgtaaattagtatttttatacttcAATATAGTTTACGGAGCCTATACGGATTCGGCACTAGTGAGTAGTGACCCAGCTCAATCAGGGTTCGTAAATACGCAATATTCGGACACAAGGAGACGATCGaactacatttataatttttgtaatttagattccaataatgttgttaaaatttgcaaaatttccatcttaaatatttaatcaactaaatacaataataattgtatttataattattataaaaatgtttttgaacaatattttttgaattaccaattaagtttaatctaaaaatgtacctatgtaatgtataaatatacaataaaaattaacaaattattatagtaaaattctcgaaaaacaatagtttatgttttcaattatctgatgtatcatatattatataaaaacgattttgtacTTGAAAAGCATCGTTGGGGATTtctcaaaaaataatgtattcatcATTCAAATTCGGGCCTTATAGTGATGGCagacacaacaaataaaataattcgctTCAACATAATTGTTAAACagtaattcaataattgtttatacgagtaataatataagtaaataaaaataattaataaacacgtCTCAAAACAAACTGTGCGCCGGtatcaattatataaatgaaCTTACAGAAGTAATatgcgtattaaaaaaaaaaacagttattaaTTGCATCATTTGCAGCATTGTTCAGATTTTCCCATCAATCCGTTACACCGTCGCCAATTTTTGACCTTCCAGCCGGGTCCGAGTATGTTGCACCAGTCGCCGGCCGAATGTGCATGGCAGTCAAGCCAGCGACATTCGGCATTGATTGTTGTAATTGCGATCAGCAAAACTAAaagttgaaaacaaattaaaacggTATATCTAAA
This genomic interval carries:
- the LOC132939111 gene encoding caspase-3-like — translated: MEQHHRKLINKRMSELVSVTFDLKAIVDILFERVVINKWMKDYILGNEGESSKTTKLYEVIQGRGPDAFTDICEVLKETNNIKAYDILTSKTCEKEEDQLSPLDKEFNKIILNHDDSYVKVHPELKIMEKYEAKLNTDFKVYPMESNPKGHALVLNINNIKYRDERKGSAVDMANLMKLFQGLGYIVHPKVDLTEKQFKNVINEFINICEKEKANSIVVFIMSHGEAGKESTRSSNILAADGKLINTDWIIEQFVFNYIQHVPKLFFIQACRGKNSDFGWKYHDGENNHLHDDSTTLSPNTTIERRYEDVFVAYATIPGHTAKRDPIEGSWFVQNLCEVIRKNAYNTELNAMMLMVDKEIENLNSIHHGFQTVEWSFRGFNKWFFFNPGVYQDNSKPDTVMTTSTKPPTDV
- the LOC132939113 gene encoding corepressor interacting with RBPJ 1; protein product: MGKGFNNYMCKKFFHPASRDNLKRVWMAEQKSDKDKKRQEELRLQYEKEQDLYNNKALLSKESKDKLSVNFMYEPPPGAKKEREREDNEPEYKFEWQRKFNAPREDYCKGDQEIRDQPFGIQVRNVRCIKCHKWGHINTDKECSLFNQASISEAVTSNATNGSSANKKTQELIKQMREDGLELKKSAASTQQQISFNNNEDSDTELFMYVRTLSRRKKMKLLKRLDRMDKIMMREQRLISKKEKLSKKQKKNKKESSDSSD